Part of the Woronichinia naegeliana WA131 genome, TGGCAAATAACCTTTATAAGTATAGTTTAAGATAAATGTGCAACGCTTACATTCTGTATTACGACATCTGTAACGCTCTTTCCCCTCCCCAGAGGGGCCGTGTTTCACAATATCCGTACTTTGACAACTTGGGCAAACAATTGCTTTGAATAGCATGGCACACCAATTTTAAGATTTACATTTATTTATTATTACTCTTTTCCACAGGTTTAGAACACGACCTCTTAACTTACGCCTTAGACTACTAGTCTGAATCCAGAGCAATTTCAAGACTGTTTTCTGCATTGGGTCAAAAGTATAGCGGAGGTAAGTGAAGGGGAAGTGATAGCGATTGACGGCAAAACCCTTCGCCACTCCTATGATAATGCCAACGGAAAGGGCGCAATTCAGATGGTAAGTGCATGGGCAACAGCAAATCGTCTAGTACTAGGACAGTGCAAGGTGGAAAGCAAATCGAATGAAATCACGGCGATACCCAAACTCCTGAAAATGCTAGAGGTCAAAGGTTGTATCGTAACGATTGATGCCATGCAGCAATTCTAAATTTGCGCTGTAGCAAGAGTTTCAGGTTTTAGTTCGCGTAATACGGGGTAAAATTCAACGGGATTAACAAGTTCATTTTACGGGGTGCGACCTTTAGTTGATAAAAGCTGTTGTAATCAGGGTTCTACAGGGAACCCATATTGATCAAGTTTTGCCCAAAATTGACTCCATCGTTCCTTGGTCAATACCAAAGCTCGTAGGCTCAAAATAATTCCTGCTCCTTTTTCCTTCCATCGCATCCCTGAACAACATAATCGTTGTTTGACCAACGTCTTACAAGCTGCTTCCGTAACACCTGAACCAATCGGATACTTTTTCTCTATGTATTCAGCATAATCCATTTGATGCTGATGATTCTCGTAATAAGTAATCGCCGCTTGTAGTTTCTCGGTAAGATTCTTAGAATGACTTTTTTCTTCTTTGACTTCTTTCATCAGATTTAGCAGTTCTCCTGCTTTTCCTTTTTCATGCTTGAGTTCTCGACAATTTTCAGTCAACCATTCTTTTTGTTTTGACACGGTATTCGGATGCAACGCTTCTGCCAAGGCACCTAAGTAACCAGAGGCATGATAGAAATCTAATATCTGTTCTTCCGTTTGCTTTTCTAAAAACTTCCAATTTGATTCTGCCCCGTCTGCTATCCCGACCAATGTTGCCTCTGGATAACGGTTTTTCGCTCGCTCAATTTCTCTTTCTAATCTTTCTAGAAAACTCTTTTTTCCATACTCTGGTGCCGCACCTAGATAGATTGTATGTTGACGTTCGCCTTCACTATCGTATAGGGAAACGGTTCCCACCATTGCTTCACGGTAGCCATCCTCACACATCAGCATACAGGTTCCATCTAATCCTATTCCCACTGTTGCAATTTGGCTATCCTCCTTGGGCGGGGCATAACTCCACGCTTCTTCTTTTGCCTGTACCACACTTCCTACTGCTTCACTCAATCTTTGGATATAGGATAGCGCTACTTTTCTACCATGATTTTCTAATAAATCATTTTTCACCTCTTTGCCTGCCATCCCTGACATTTTTGAGGATACCTGTTTTGCCAATAATGGCGTTGATGTTATGATTATCCTTGCTTCTCTTTCTAAGGGGCAATACGTTTTTCCTCAAAGGTGAACGCTGATATACATGACGATTCACTATAACCTCACCATAAGGTGTTTGATATTCTTTCGGTTGCTCTCCCTTACTCTTCCAGATTTCTTCACCGATTTTTAAGGGTGAACCATCTGTATCTAAATATTTCAAGGCTTCTTTGCTGGCGATGCAACCTACTTCGTTTAAGCCTTTTTGAATATTTATTTCTGTATCCAACATTGAACGACTTAGTTCTAATGTTAGTTCTATTTTTATCTTTGAACCCTCTACATTAATTAGTTTTGCTGTCATCATTGTTTCCTCTTTGTCACTTTTCATCTCATGTTAACACTTTTCTTTTCCTTCATCAACTAAAGGTCGCACCCATTTTACGAGTCTTCAGGCTTTTAGGCGCAATAGTACATACAGGATTGCCCCAAAAACCCCCTTTGAAATGTTCTTTAAATCCCTAAAAGGCTTGCTGTGTCTAAAACTGAGAATTGCTGGATGCCATGGGAACTCAGACAAAGATTGCCCAACAGATAGTAGGGCGAGGGGGAGATTATGTTTTGGCATTGAAAGGCAATCAAGGTAATCTATGTGAGGATGTTGAACAATTATTTGCTCATGCTCAATCGGTTAATTTTGCGGGAATTAAGCATGATTTTCATCAAACAATAGACAAGGGACATGGACGGATTGAAATTCGCCGTTGCTGGACGATGGAACAAACAGAATTTTTGCTGGGTGCGGAGAAATGGGCAAAGTTGACGAGCATCTGTATGATTAAAGCGGAGAGACGATTGAAAGACAAAACAGAGTATGAGACTCGCTACTATATCAGTAGCCTGCGGGAGCATCCCAAATTTGCAGTAAGTATAAATGCTTAGTTACAAAGAAGGGAAAAGGGGATAATCTAAAAAGTTATAAAAATTGGAGTACAAAAAATGAACGTTGAAGATAAGCAAAAATTAGACGACCATCTCAAAGCTATCGCAGAAATCATGGTCAGAAATACGCAAAAAGAAGACTTGAAAAGCTTTGAAAGTATAGAACTAGCGGTACGAGAGCAAATGTTGACGGTCGTAAGTCCAGCTATTGGCCGTTTTTTTTGTGAAACAGCAACAGGAACAAAAGCAGGAAGAGAAAGAACAGTGGACAGTATTATCGGAAAAGTAAAAATTACAGAAAAACAGGCGAAAAAGCTAGGGTTAGAAAAAAATAAACAAGTGAGTCCTTATTTAGAAAAATGCTGCTTAAATATTGTAGCCTGTGAGTCATTTGAGAGAGGAGAAAAAACAATCAAGATGACGACGGGAATGTCCATCTCAAAAAGCAGTCAACACCGATTAGCATTAGGGTATGAATTTCAAGAAGCTCAAGGTAAAGGGAAAATAGAAAGTCTAAGCAGGGCTTGCTGAAAAAAGCTGAAACCTTTACGGAGAAAAATAGTAGGCGAATTAAGAACCGCTAGAATGCACGAAAATAGGGTAGAATGCCTCAAAACCATTGCATTAAGAAGAGAGAAAGCAGATGTACCGAAAGCAACAGTACTCAATTGAAACACCAGAAAACTTGAAAAATCTGTTCGGCGGGCAGTTAGACGAAGAAAATCGTTGGATAGAAATGTCAAAAATGATTCTTTGGGAAGAATATGAGGAAGAATATGCAAAAAACTTCACAGAAAAAAAAGGAGCCCCAGCCAAATCATTTAGAATGGCATTAGGAGCATTAATTATCAAAGAAATTTCAGGAAAAAGTGACAGAGAAACAGTAGAACAAATAAAAGAGAACCCTTATTTACAGTACTTTATAGGAATGGAAAGCTATAGTAGCAAAGAAGCATTTAATGCGTCAATGATGGTTCATTTTCGTAAAAAAATAGGAATGGAATTAATAAATAAAATTAATAAAGAAATAGAAAAAAAGCGACGGGTGTAGCGTCAGAAAAAAAAGAAAATGAAGGAAAGTTATTGTTAGATGCGACTTGTACACCAGCAGATATAAAATATCCAACGGATATAGGAATATTGAATGATGCCAGAGAAAAAACAGAAAAAATAATAGATAAGCTGTATGAAGAAATAAAAGAGAAAAGGAAAGAAAAGCCGAGGACTTATAGGGAAGTGGCAAGAAAAGAGTACTTAGCCATAGCAAAAAAACGTCGTGTGTCAAAAAAAGAAAGAAGAAAAGGAACAAAAAAACAACTAGGATATATAAAAAGAAACTTGTCTGATATAGAAAAAATGATAGAAGAGGGAGCAAAGTTAGAAAAACTAACGAAAAAAGAGCAAGAAGAGCTTGTAACGATAGGAAAAGTGTATGAGCAACAGTTAGAAATGTATGAAAAAAAGACAAATAAAGTAGAAAACAGAATTGTGAGTGTAAGCCAACCTCACGTGCGTCCAATAGTGCGTGGAAAAGCGGGAAAAGCAGTAGAGTTTGGAGCTAAAATATCGGCAAGTAATGTGAATGGCTTTGTCTTCTTAGACAAATTAAGTTGGGATAATTACAACGAA contains:
- a CDS encoding ISAs1 family transposase, which encodes MLDAMGTQTKIAQQIVGRGGDYVLALKGNQGNLCEDVEQLFAHAQSVNFAGIKHDFHQTIDKGHGRIEIRRCWTMEQTEFLLGAEKWAKLTSICMIKAERRLKDKTEYETRYYISSLREHPKFAVSINA